Proteins encoded together in one Lathyrus oleraceus cultivar Zhongwan6 chromosome 5, CAAS_Psat_ZW6_1.0, whole genome shotgun sequence window:
- the LOC127079148 gene encoding probable microtubule-binding protein TANGLED: MVARTPPKLRKTLAALNPVLSRETLNKVDQCMARLQELQYTVTGGNKVVSGANLSPRSTRGYLRTSLRCKQESLRIKNSSTRKSPVGKFPSTPNTGEWRRMSLPAMLVGETIGEILHASQFSKELVSAVNCQTPSKEDPKTPIPQRPSKKTA; the protein is encoded by the coding sequence ATGGTTGCAAGAACCCCACCAAAACTGAGGAAAACTTTAGCTGCTCTCAATCCTGTTCTCAGTAGAGAAACACTAAACAAGGTGGATCAATGCATGGCTCGGCTGCAAGAATTACAGTACACTGTAACTGGTGGAAACAAGGTGGTTTCAGGGGCTAATCTCAGCCCTCGTAGCACCAGAGGTTATCTCAGAACTAGTCTCAGGTGCAAGCAAGAATCACTCAGGATCAAGAATAGTTCCACAAGGAAATCTCCTGTGGGAAAGTTTCCCTCAACACCAAACACAGGTGAATGGAGAAGGATGTCATTGCCTGCAATGCTTGTAGGAGAAACCATTGGAGAAATTTTACACGCTAGTCAATTTTCAAAAGAACTTGTTTCAGCAGTTAATTGCCAAACTCCTTCCAAAGAGGATCCAAAAACTCCAATTCCTCAAAGGCCAAGCAAGAAAACTGCATAG